The Candidatus Poribacteria bacterium genomic sequence GTGGAGGGGTTTTTGATTGGGTGTTTCTTCAGCTCTTGAGCGAAAGCGTCAAAGCACAAACCACGTCCTTTAACCGCAAGGAAAGTTAAAAATATGTCAGATGAACTCATTCAAATCGAAACGCCTTTCGCGTTTAACGAAGAAAATCAGCGTGAATTCGACGAATTGATAGGGCGGTATCCTATTAAGGAGGCGGCGATGCTGCCGACGCTCCATCTCGCGCAGAATCAGGCAGGCTATATCACTCCTGCAGTCATGAAGTATGTCGCAGAGCAACTTGAGGTCTCCGTGATGAAGGTCAAGGATGTTGTCACTTTCTATCCGATGTTCTTTGAAGAACCGGTGGGACAGTACGTGATTCGGGTATGCCATACGCTACCTTGTGCGTTGCGAGACTGTAAAGTTGTTTTGGACCATCTTAAGACGAAACTGAACACAGATGTCGCTTCCGAAACCAACCTCGCGAAAGGTACAACAGCTGACGGTAAGTTCACGCTCATGAAAGTAGAATGCCTCGCTTCGTGCGATGTTGCGCCCGTCATTATGGTGAATGGCGATTTACATAAAAATTTAACCCCGGAAAAAGTTGATGAGCTTTTAGCGACGCTTGCGAGCTAAAACTTGCTATACTAAA encodes the following:
- a CDS encoding NAD(P)H-dependent oxidoreductase subunit E, whose amino-acid sequence is MSDELIQIETPFAFNEENQREFDELIGRYPIKEAAMLPTLHLAQNQAGYITPAVMKYVAEQLEVSVMKVKDVVTFYPMFFEEPVGQYVIRVCHTLPCALRDCKVVLDHLKTKLNTDVASETNLAKGTTADGKFTLMKVECLASCDVAPVIMVNGDLHKNLTPEKVDELLATLAS